From the genome of Spinacia oleracea cultivar Varoflay chromosome 2, BTI_SOV_V1, whole genome shotgun sequence, one region includes:
- the LOC110788750 gene encoding uncharacterized protein isoform X1, whose protein sequence is MCLTRCCHVDDRGTTLIPLENYLRPTLVTSLDERRNFCMRMFVLQLEGLLQSVKGGMLPVIDCCAAVLLCLAVVGSVSGVVLLHGGSGCHCLFVVNHKVYWELYISPYVRLTSTRTKINGESSFMEISTNSHKDERLSPFNSTYAVRFKEDIKRWARGGVRYATIVVALVIYIRVVVLGNFCVIDFFFRSTPFLGVFSPNRSACLLILL, encoded by the exons ATGCTGTCATGTGGATGATCGTGGGACCACTCTTATACCCTTGGAAAACTATTTGAGACCTACGTTGGTCACTTCATTAGATGAAAGAAGAAA TTTCTGCATGAGGATGTTTGTTTTGCAGCTGGAAGGATTGTTGCAGTCAGTCAAAGGTGGTATGCTTCCAGTGATTGACTGTTGCGCAGCTGTTCTGCTCTGTTTGGCTGTTGTTGGCAGTGTTTCAGGTGTGGTGTTGCTGCATGGGGGTAGTGGTTGTCACTGCTTGTTTGTTGTCAACCATAAAGTATATTGGGAATTGTACATCAG TCCATATGTTAGGTTAACCAGCACTAGGACGAAGATCAATGGCGAGTCTTCTTTCATGGAGATCTCAACCAACAGCCATAAAGACGAGAGATTATCGCCTTTTAACTCGACTTATGCAGTGAGGTTTAAAGAGGATATAAAGAGGTGGGCGAGAGGCGGTGTGAGATATGCAACCATTGTAGTAGCTCTTGTGATCTACATAAGGGTGGTGGTTTTGGGGAATTTTTgtgtaattgatttttttttccgctCAACTCCTTTTCTCGGGGTTTTCTCCCCTAATCGCTCTGCTTGTTTGCTAATTTTGTTATga
- the LOC110788750 gene encoding uncharacterized protein isoform X2 — protein sequence MCLTRCDIMGDIGILQIVVGFWWLHSFCMRMFVLQLEGLLQSVKGGMLPVIDCCAAVLLCLAVVGSVSGVVLLHGGSGCHCLFVVNHKVYWELYISPYVRLTSTRTKINGESSFMEISTNSHKDERLSPFNSTYAVRFKEDIKRWARGGVRYATIVVALVIYIRVVVLGNFCVIDFFFRSTPFLGVFSPNRSACLLILL from the exons GTGCGACATTATGGGTGATATAGGTATTTTACAGATTGTTGTTGGTTTCTGGTGGCTGCACAGTTTCTGCATGAGGATGTTTGTTTTGCAGCTGGAAGGATTGTTGCAGTCAGTCAAAGGTGGTATGCTTCCAGTGATTGACTGTTGCGCAGCTGTTCTGCTCTGTTTGGCTGTTGTTGGCAGTGTTTCAGGTGTGGTGTTGCTGCATGGGGGTAGTGGTTGTCACTGCTTGTTTGTTGTCAACCATAAAGTATATTGGGAATTGTACATCAG TCCATATGTTAGGTTAACCAGCACTAGGACGAAGATCAATGGCGAGTCTTCTTTCATGGAGATCTCAACCAACAGCCATAAAGACGAGAGATTATCGCCTTTTAACTCGACTTATGCAGTGAGGTTTAAAGAGGATATAAAGAGGTGGGCGAGAGGCGGTGTGAGATATGCAACCATTGTAGTAGCTCTTGTGATCTACATAAGGGTGGTGGTTTTGGGGAATTTTTgtgtaattgatttttttttccgctCAACTCCTTTTCTCGGGGTTTTCTCCCCTAATCGCTCTGCTTGTTTGCTAATTTTGTTATga
- the LOC110788750 gene encoding uncharacterized protein isoform X3: MGDIGILQIVVGFWWLHSFCMRMFVLQLEGLLQSVKGGMLPVIDCCAAVLLCLAVVGSVSGVVLLHGGSGCHCLFVVNHKVYWELYISPYVRLTSTRTKINGESSFMEISTNSHKDERLSPFNSTYAVRFKEDIKRWARGGVRYATIVVALVIYIRVVVLGNFCVIDFFFRSTPFLGVFSPNRSACLLILL; the protein is encoded by the exons ATGGGTGATATAGGTATTTTACAGATTGTTGTTGGTTTCTGGTGGCTGCACAGTTTCTGCATGAGGATGTTTGTTTTGCAGCTGGAAGGATTGTTGCAGTCAGTCAAAGGTGGTATGCTTCCAGTGATTGACTGTTGCGCAGCTGTTCTGCTCTGTTTGGCTGTTGTTGGCAGTGTTTCAGGTGTGGTGTTGCTGCATGGGGGTAGTGGTTGTCACTGCTTGTTTGTTGTCAACCATAAAGTATATTGGGAATTGTACATCAG TCCATATGTTAGGTTAACCAGCACTAGGACGAAGATCAATGGCGAGTCTTCTTTCATGGAGATCTCAACCAACAGCCATAAAGACGAGAGATTATCGCCTTTTAACTCGACTTATGCAGTGAGGTTTAAAGAGGATATAAAGAGGTGGGCGAGAGGCGGTGTGAGATATGCAACCATTGTAGTAGCTCTTGTGATCTACATAAGGGTGGTGGTTTTGGGGAATTTTTgtgtaattgatttttttttccgctCAACTCCTTTTCTCGGGGTTTTCTCCCCTAATCGCTCTGCTTGTTTGCTAATTTTGTTATga
- the LOC110788750 gene encoding uncharacterized protein isoform X4 yields the protein MCLTSFCMRMFVLQLEGLLQSVKGGMLPVIDCCAAVLLCLAVVGSVSGVVLLHGGSGCHCLFVVNHKVYWELYISPYVRLTSTRTKINGESSFMEISTNSHKDERLSPFNSTYAVRFKEDIKRWARGGVRYATIVVALVIYIRVVVLGNFCVIDFFFRSTPFLGVFSPNRSACLLILL from the exons TTTCTGCATGAGGATGTTTGTTTTGCAGCTGGAAGGATTGTTGCAGTCAGTCAAAGGTGGTATGCTTCCAGTGATTGACTGTTGCGCAGCTGTTCTGCTCTGTTTGGCTGTTGTTGGCAGTGTTTCAGGTGTGGTGTTGCTGCATGGGGGTAGTGGTTGTCACTGCTTGTTTGTTGTCAACCATAAAGTATATTGGGAATTGTACATCAG TCCATATGTTAGGTTAACCAGCACTAGGACGAAGATCAATGGCGAGTCTTCTTTCATGGAGATCTCAACCAACAGCCATAAAGACGAGAGATTATCGCCTTTTAACTCGACTTATGCAGTGAGGTTTAAAGAGGATATAAAGAGGTGGGCGAGAGGCGGTGTGAGATATGCAACCATTGTAGTAGCTCTTGTGATCTACATAAGGGTGGTGGTTTTGGGGAATTTTTgtgtaattgatttttttttccgctCAACTCCTTTTCTCGGGGTTTTCTCCCCTAATCGCTCTGCTTGTTTGCTAATTTTGTTATga
- the LOC110788750 gene encoding uncharacterized protein isoform X5: protein MRMFVLQLEGLLQSVKGGMLPVIDCCAAVLLCLAVVGSVSGVVLLHGGSGCHCLFVVNHKVYWELYISPYVRLTSTRTKINGESSFMEISTNSHKDERLSPFNSTYAVRFKEDIKRWARGGVRYATIVVALVIYIRVVVLGNFCVIDFFFRSTPFLGVFSPNRSACLLILL from the exons ATGAGGATGTTTGTTTTGCAGCTGGAAGGATTGTTGCAGTCAGTCAAAGGTGGTATGCTTCCAGTGATTGACTGTTGCGCAGCTGTTCTGCTCTGTTTGGCTGTTGTTGGCAGTGTTTCAGGTGTGGTGTTGCTGCATGGGGGTAGTGGTTGTCACTGCTTGTTTGTTGTCAACCATAAAGTATATTGGGAATTGTACATCAG TCCATATGTTAGGTTAACCAGCACTAGGACGAAGATCAATGGCGAGTCTTCTTTCATGGAGATCTCAACCAACAGCCATAAAGACGAGAGATTATCGCCTTTTAACTCGACTTATGCAGTGAGGTTTAAAGAGGATATAAAGAGGTGGGCGAGAGGCGGTGTGAGATATGCAACCATTGTAGTAGCTCTTGTGATCTACATAAGGGTGGTGGTTTTGGGGAATTTTTgtgtaattgatttttttttccgctCAACTCCTTTTCTCGGGGTTTTCTCCCCTAATCGCTCTGCTTGTTTGCTAATTTTGTTATga